One genomic region from Leptolyngbyaceae cyanobacterium JSC-12 encodes:
- a CDS encoding HD superfamily phosphohydrolase (IMG reference gene:2510094934~PFAM: HD domain) → MLPNPGRTYHDPLHGAIALDWNDPTEALLIRLIDTPAFQRLRRIRQLGPASMTFHGAESSRFTHSIGVMAIARRAFDRICKHYPQLKPHRPVVLCAAMLHDIGHGPFSHTAEEIFGCHHELWTERILRESAPIRQALEAYSPNLLEQVIEVYQHTYPVPLVWQLVSSQLDCDRLDYLMRDSYFTGASYGKIDLDRILMALGYDPVSQQLVVARKGMAAVEHYLIVRYFMYAQVYNHPKNIAATWILEQAFNRARKLLKNQQLAADETVQAWLLGDCDRLSLVDYLSADDGVFTYHLQRWQHHSDPVLSDLCRRFVNRDLFKCLDVTHLNHEQRQILLSKTHHWLSEVASNASYYSGIRISFSRGYTLYQKGIKIQTSSGLEQISELSPLVQTLTQPYERAWLIYPREIESLLLSVQFK, encoded by the coding sequence GTGCTGCCTAATCCTGGACGAACCTATCACGACCCTTTGCATGGGGCAATTGCGCTGGACTGGAACGACCCCACCGAAGCACTATTGATTCGGCTGATCGATACACCTGCGTTCCAACGATTACGGCGCATTCGTCAATTGGGACCCGCCAGCATGACCTTTCATGGTGCTGAGTCTTCTCGCTTTACCCATTCCATTGGGGTGATGGCGATCGCGCGGCGAGCCTTTGACCGGATTTGCAAACACTACCCTCAACTAAAGCCCCATCGCCCGGTTGTGCTCTGTGCTGCAATGCTACACGACATTGGGCATGGACCATTTAGCCATACTGCCGAGGAAATCTTTGGTTGCCATCACGAACTCTGGACAGAGCGGATTTTGCGGGAATCAGCACCGATTCGGCAAGCCTTGGAAGCCTACAGCCCGAATTTGTTAGAACAGGTTATTGAGGTTTATCAGCATACTTATCCAGTGCCGTTAGTGTGGCAATTGGTGTCGAGCCAACTGGACTGCGATCGCCTCGATTACCTGATGCGCGACAGCTACTTCACAGGAGCATCTTACGGCAAAATTGACCTGGATCGCATCCTCATGGCACTGGGGTATGATCCAGTTTCCCAACAGTTAGTCGTTGCCCGCAAAGGCATGGCAGCCGTTGAACACTATCTAATTGTGCGCTACTTTATGTATGCTCAGGTGTATAACCATCCTAAAAACATTGCAGCGACCTGGATTTTGGAGCAAGCCTTTAATCGGGCACGGAAGTTATTGAAAAATCAGCAGTTAGCCGCTGATGAAACGGTGCAGGCATGGCTGTTAGGAGACTGCGATCGCCTCTCACTGGTAGACTACCTGAGTGCGGATGATGGTGTTTTTACATACCATCTGCAACGCTGGCAGCACCATTCCGATCCAGTTTTGTCCGACCTGTGCAGACGCTTTGTTAATCGAGATTTGTTCAAGTGCCTGGATGTTACCCATTTAAACCATGAGCAGCGCCAGATCCTTCTTAGTAAAACCCATCACTGGCTCAGTGAAGTAGCCTCCAACGCCTCATACTATAGCGGCATTCGCATTTCCTTCAGCCGTGGCTATACGCTTTACCAAAAAGGCATCAAAATTCAGACATCATCAGGGTTAGAACAAATCAGCGAACTATCTCCCCTCGTCCAAACTCTCACCCAACCTTATGAGCGTGCTTGGTTGATTTACCCCCGCGAAATCGAGTCACTCCTGCTATCTGTTCAGTTCAAATAA
- a CDS encoding putative bile acid beta-glucosidase (IMG reference gene:2510094935~PFAM: beta-Glucocerebrosidase 2 N terminal; Protein of unknown function, DUF608) has product MQKQPFIPVIPPCTWNRTIGLGWKNPYTVRYPSNLDDGPFHGMPLGGFGAGCIGRSHQGDFNLWHIDGGEHVFQPMPACQFSIFEQVEQDAQAYALCTEAPTDGSLAAWSWYPTVEDADELGETSLDQARSLLSPHTGTYHALYPRSWFTYQNVFLADLTCEQFSPILPHNYQETSYPVAIFEWTVHNPTNQPLTLSLMLTWQNMAGWFTNASKSPDVQMRDDGSPVYDYQPRLYESAGNWNQIVKEGQHVAIVMAGARNQELEEGDGQWAIAVKLPTQAEVFYHTHWNPVGDGADIWQSFSQNGSLTNVSNNTPAAKDEQIGGAIAVRFMLQPGETWQIPFCLSWDFPVIEFAEGVTYFKRYTDFFDRSGQNAWTIAQTALNHYKTWQEQIHTWQQPILERNDLPDWFKMALFNELYNLTDGGTLWTAATERDPVGQFAVLECIDYRWYESLDVRLYGSFALLMLFPELEKAVIRAFARAIPASDDRTRIIGYYYTIGAESPQAVRKVAGATPHDLGAPNEHVWQKTNYTSYQDCNLWKDLPCDFVLQVYRDFLYTGSKDIAFLQECWSAIAQTLHYLKTFDYDFDGIPENSGAPDQTFDDWKLDGISAYCGGLWIAALEAALAIGRILAEYTTNMRQLATLSNDIGNFQVWLEQARSIYHDTLWNGQYYRLDSNSCSEVVMADQLCGQFYARLLKLPDVVDLNCAQTALKTIYDTCFIKFNNYLKSGALKLQQFTTVQEARIAEREAGDRRKEERVEENAGSEGVKVVESRKVEEDTILLPDHASAPSPIPQPLSSNSSSSPAFLLPIGAANGVKPDGSPENPNSTHPLEVWTGINFGLAAFLVQMGMRDEAMELTQAVVQQIYTNGLQFRTPEAITPSGTFRACHYLRALAIWAIYGVWSGYLN; this is encoded by the coding sequence ATGCAAAAACAACCATTTATCCCTGTTATCCCTCCGTGTACCTGGAATCGCACTATTGGTCTGGGCTGGAAAAATCCCTACACTGTGCGCTATCCCAGTAACTTAGACGACGGTCCGTTTCATGGCATGCCGTTGGGTGGGTTTGGCGCGGGCTGCATTGGGCGATCACACCAGGGAGACTTTAACCTCTGGCACATCGATGGGGGCGAACACGTATTTCAGCCCATGCCCGCTTGCCAGTTCAGCATTTTTGAACAAGTGGAGCAAGACGCGCAAGCCTATGCTCTGTGTACCGAAGCTCCTACGGATGGGAGTTTAGCCGCTTGGTCTTGGTATCCCACTGTTGAGGACGCGGATGAGTTAGGAGAGACCTCGCTTGACCAGGCGCGATCGCTACTGTCACCTCATACCGGCACGTATCATGCCCTTTATCCACGCAGTTGGTTTACCTACCAAAATGTGTTTTTGGCAGACCTCACCTGCGAACAGTTTTCGCCCATCCTGCCACACAATTATCAGGAAACCAGCTATCCAGTTGCGATCTTTGAGTGGACAGTTCACAATCCCACTAACCAACCCCTCACTCTTAGCCTGATGCTTACGTGGCAAAATATGGCAGGCTGGTTCACCAACGCTTCTAAATCACCAGACGTACAGATGCGGGATGATGGCAGCCCTGTTTATGACTATCAGCCACGACTATATGAAAGCGCCGGAAATTGGAATCAGATTGTTAAGGAGGGGCAACACGTTGCCATTGTAATGGCAGGAGCAAGGAACCAGGAATTGGAAGAAGGCGATGGGCAATGGGCAATCGCGGTGAAGTTACCAACTCAGGCGGAAGTCTTTTACCACACCCACTGGAATCCAGTTGGGGATGGCGCCGATATTTGGCAATCCTTTTCTCAGAATGGTTCTCTAACCAATGTGAGCAATAACACTCCTGCTGCCAAGGATGAGCAGATCGGAGGGGCGATCGCAGTGCGGTTCATGTTACAACCTGGAGAAACCTGGCAAATTCCCTTTTGCCTCAGTTGGGATTTCCCTGTGATTGAGTTTGCGGAAGGTGTAACGTATTTCAAGCGCTATACGGATTTCTTTGATCGGAGTGGGCAAAATGCCTGGACGATCGCCCAAACTGCACTTAACCACTACAAAACCTGGCAAGAACAGATTCACACCTGGCAACAGCCCATCCTGGAACGAAACGATTTGCCAGACTGGTTCAAGATGGCATTGTTTAATGAACTTTATAACTTGACCGATGGCGGAACATTATGGACTGCGGCAACTGAGCGCGATCCCGTAGGACAGTTTGCCGTACTGGAGTGCATTGACTATCGCTGGTACGAAAGCTTAGATGTGAGGCTGTATGGGTCTTTTGCCCTACTCATGTTGTTTCCAGAGCTAGAAAAAGCCGTTATTCGAGCTTTTGCACGAGCCATCCCTGCCAGCGACGATCGCACCCGCATCATTGGCTATTACTACACTATTGGGGCAGAAAGTCCTCAAGCAGTAAGAAAAGTCGCCGGAGCAACCCCTCACGATCTTGGTGCTCCCAATGAACACGTTTGGCAGAAGACTAACTACACCAGCTATCAAGACTGCAACCTCTGGAAAGACCTACCCTGTGATTTTGTGCTGCAAGTCTACCGAGATTTTCTCTACACTGGCTCAAAGGATATCGCCTTTTTGCAAGAGTGTTGGAGTGCGATCGCCCAAACTCTGCATTACCTGAAAACCTTCGACTATGATTTCGACGGCATCCCCGAAAATAGCGGTGCCCCTGACCAAACTTTTGATGATTGGAAACTTGATGGGATTAGCGCCTACTGTGGTGGTTTATGGATCGCGGCACTCGAAGCAGCTCTGGCGATCGGGCGCATCCTGGCAGAATACACGACCAATATGCGCCAACTCGCCACTCTTTCTAATGACATTGGCAACTTTCAAGTATGGCTGGAACAGGCGCGCTCAATTTATCACGATACATTATGGAACGGGCAATACTATCGACTTGACAGTAACAGTTGCTCCGAGGTGGTAATGGCAGACCAGCTTTGTGGACAGTTCTATGCTCGTTTGTTGAAACTACCTGATGTGGTTGATCTCAATTGTGCTCAAACTGCCCTCAAAACTATCTACGACACTTGTTTTATCAAATTCAACAATTACCTGAAATCTGGTGCCCTCAAACTGCAACAGTTCACTACTGTTCAGGAAGCCAGAATTGCTGAACGGGAGGCAGGAGACAGGAGAAAAGAGGAAAGAGTTGAGGAGAATGCAGGAAGTGAGGGAGTCAAGGTGGTGGAAAGTCGGAAAGTAGAGGAAGACACAATATTATTACCCGATCACGCTTCTGCCCCCTCTCCTATTCCCCAACCCCTGTCCTCTAACTCCTCTTCCTCACCCGCATTCCTCCTGCCCATCGGTGCGGCAAACGGCGTAAAACCTGACGGTTCCCCAGAAAATCCCAATTCCACCCATCCCTTAGAAGTATGGACAGGGATCAATTTTGGGTTGGCGGCGTTTTTAGTGCAAATGGGAATGCGAGATGAAGCGATGGAGTTGACCCAGGCGGTGGTGCAACAGATTTACACCAATGGCTTACAGTTCCGCACACCCGAAGCCATTACGCCATCGGGCACGTTTCGCGCTTGTCACTATTTACGGGCACTGGCAATTTGGGCAATTTATGGAGTATGGAGTGGTTATTTGAACTGA